Genomic DNA from Chloroflexota bacterium:
CGTTTGGGGTCAGGATATCCACATGTGCGAAGAGCTCATCCGGGAGGGGAGAGGAAGGAGCCGGGGCGGGATTCAGGATGACCGTAGCCCCCGCCGACCGGCCGGCCTTGGCCGCCGCCATGACGGTTTCCAGCGGGATCTCCAGCTGAAGCAGGACGGAGCGGGCCTCGGCGAAGGCGGGCGAGGCCGCCTCCACATCAGCCGGAGATAGCCGCCGATTGGCCCCGGGCGCCACGGCGATGATATTCTGCCCATCCGGGCCGACGACGATCAACGCCACGCCGGAGGGGGCGTCCGGATCCTGAATCACATAGCGGGTATCCAACCCTTCACGCTGGAAGTTGCCTAGCGCCTCCTGGCCGAACATATCCCGGCCGATGCGAGCCACGAAGGCGACACCAGCGCCAAGTCGGGCTGCAGCCACCGCCTGATTAGCCCCCTTGCCGCCCGGAGCGATGATCAGATCGCCGCCCAGGACGGTCTCTCCTGGCAGCGGCAGCCGATCCGTCTGAACGACCATATCCGTGTTGGATGACCCAACGACGACGATACGAGAAGACTTGGATGACATCACTTTGGCACCTTTCGTTTAAATGTTCCATAGTCGTATTGCGTATTACGTATTACGTGTTACGCATTACGCAACACGCAATACGCAATACACAACACGCCACACGCAACGCTCCTCACCCCCTGAGCCGTTCCGCCAGGGCGCTGTATCGCTGGGCCACGCGATCGTTTCGGACCGCGATGGCGATGGCACGCGGCGTCCCCACCAGGACGACCAGCTGTCGCGCCCGCGTGACGGCCGTGTACAGCAGATTGCGTTGGAGCATGACGTAGTGTTGCGTCAGCACGGGCACGACCACCGCCGGGAACTCCGAGCCCTGCGCCTTGTGCACCGAGATGGCGTATGCGTGCACCAGCTCGTCTAGCTCCAGGAAGTCATAGGTCACGCGGCGGCCGTCGAAATCGACCGCCAGCGTCTGATCCTCCAGATCTACGGCGACGACATACCCCAGATCACCATTATAGACATCTTTGTCATAGTTGTTGCGCATCTGCATCACGCGATCGCCCAGGCGGAAGACGCGGCCTCCTACCCGGCGCTCCGGCTTGCGCTCGGACGGCGGGTTGATCGCCTCCTGCAGGAGAGCGTTCAGATTGCCCACGCCCGCCTCCCCCCGATGCATGGGACTCAGCACCTGGATATCGGAAGGAGACAGGCCAAACCGGCGAGGGATGCGCGTCTGCACCAACTCCACCACCAGCTCGGCCGCCCGCTCCGGGTCATCCGTCTTGAACAAGAAGAAATCCCGAGACCTGCGGTTGTCCAGGATCGGCATCTGCCCCTGGTTGATGCGATGGGCGTTGACGATGATGTAGCTGCCCTCCTCCTGGCGGAAGATCGTCTCCAGCCGCACCACGGCCACGACGCCGGAGGCGATGATATCCCGCAGCACGTTTCCCGCCCCCACCGATGGAAGCTGGTCCACGTCACCCACCAGGAGCAGGTGCGCGCCGGGCGGGATGGCCTTGAGCAGATGATTGGTGAGCAGGAGGTCCAGCATGGACGCCTCATCCACGATCACCATGTCCACATCCAGCGGGTTCTCCTCATCATGCTGGAACGACATCCCCTCACCCGGCTTGAACCCCAGCAAACGATGCACCGTCTTCGCCTCGCGGCCGGTGGCCTCAGTTAGGCGCTTGGCCGCCCGCCCCGTGGGCGACGCCAGCACGTAAGACCGCCCCGCCATCTCCAGCATCCGGATGACCGTCTGCACCGTGGTGGTCTTGCCCGTGCCCGGACCACCGGTGAGCACCGCGACCCGCTGGGTCAGGGCCGTCTGCACGGCCTGCCGCTGTGCAGGCGCCAACGCCAGCCCCGTCTGGCGCTGGATGGTCTCGAACGCGGCCGCCCAATCGAAGGAGAGGAAGGGAGACAGCCGCTCCACCGGCGCCTCGATCAGCCGCTTCAGCCGCCCCACCACACCGATCTCGCCGTAGTAGAAGGGCGTCAGATACACCGCCTGCTCATCCGACTCCCAAGCCGGCCCGGGCTCCCGCACCACCTGCGGGGAGCGTGCGTCCGGACCATCCTGGACGGGGATACGGAGATCCCGCAGGGATTCGATGTGCACCTGCTCGTCCAGGGCCAGCGCCTCGATCGCCTGGTTCACCCGCTCCTCGTCGATCTCCAGCAGGCGAGCCGCCTCCGCGACGAGATCCTGGCGCGGCACGTAGAC
This window encodes:
- the rbsK gene encoding ribokinase, with translation MSSKSSRIVVVGSSNTDMVVQTDRLPLPGETVLGGDLIIAPGGKGANQAVAAARLGAGVAFVARIGRDMFGQEALGNFQREGLDTRYVIQDPDAPSGVALIVVGPDGQNIIAVAPGANRRLSPADVEAASPAFAEARSVLLQLEIPLETVMAAAKAGRSAGATVILNPAPAPSSPLPDELFAHVDILTPNETEAAVLTGCETPEEAALALLQKGIRTVIVTLGEAGALVVTGPDQVRRVPGFRVEAVDATAAGDAFNGALAVALARGDSLDAAVRYAHAVAALSVTRLGAQPSLPTANEVEAFLTAHNA
- a CDS encoding ATP-dependent RecD-like DNA helicase, whose amino-acid sequence is MLELTGVIERITYHNEESGYTVARLAPEGKDYTVTVVGNMLGVHVGESVRMTGQWILHPQYGRQFKAESVRTVLPATVEGIRKYLGSGLIKGIGPVTAERIVRYFGLETLDVIEEAPERLLEVPGVGPKRVAMIQRAWEEQRQIKEVMLFLQANGVSTSLAVKIYKTYGDSAIAVVRNDPYRLARDIHGIGFITADKIARNLGIAPDDPGRAAAGVAYVLSQKADEGHVYVPRQDLVAEAARLLEIDEERVNQAIEALALDEQVHIESLRDLRIPVQDGPDARSPQVVREPGPAWESDEQAVYLTPFYYGEIGVVGRLKRLIEAPVERLSPFLSFDWAAAFETIQRQTGLALAPAQRQAVQTALTQRVAVLTGGPGTGKTTTVQTVIRMLEMAGRSYVLASPTGRAAKRLTEATGREAKTVHRLLGFKPGEGMSFQHDEENPLDVDMVIVDEASMLDLLLTNHLLKAIPPGAHLLLVGDVDQLPSVGAGNVLRDIIASGVVAVVRLETIFRQEEGSYIIVNAHRINQGQMPILDNRRSRDFFLFKTDDPERAAELVVELVQTRIPRRFGLSPSDIQVLSPMHRGEAGVGNLNALLQEAINPPSERKPERRVGGRVFRLGDRVMQMRNNYDKDVYNGDLGYVVAVDLEDQTLAVDFDGRRVTYDFLELDELVHAYAISVHKAQGSEFPAVVVPVLTQHYVMLQRNLLYTAVTRARQLVVLVGTPRAIAIAVRNDRVAQRYSALAERLRG